In Haemorhous mexicanus isolate bHaeMex1 chromosome 6, bHaeMex1.pri, whole genome shotgun sequence, a single window of DNA contains:
- the ADM gene encoding pro-adrenomedullin, giving the protein MKLVHVALLYLGSVTFFGVDAARVDVATEFKRKWTKWALSRAKRDVKPAGLLRGLGAAADVLPLIRTQDVKEDSRVSPPSNREDAHIRVKRYRQSINRFPHFQTKACRFGTCTVHWLVDELHRAAVNDRNDAAPPNKISPRGYGRRRRSLPERRSPARSPSSGRRPRTRRAQPLAAFLGV; this is encoded by the exons ATGAAACTAGTTCACGTAGCCCTGCTCTATCTCGGCTCTGTGACCTTCTTCGGGGTGGATGCTGCAAGGGTGGACGTAGCGACAGAGTTCAAAAGAAA ATGGACGAAATGGGCACTAAGCCGAGCCAAGCGGGACGTGAAGCCTGCGGGCTTGCTCcgagggctgggggcagccgCCGACGTGCTGCCTCTCATACGCACCCAGGACGTGAAGGAGGATTCCCGAGTCTCGCCTCCCAG CAACCGGGAGGATGCTCACATCCGCGTCAAGCGCTACCGCCAAAGCATTAACAGATTCCCCCACTTCCAAACAAAGGCGTGCCGCTTCGGGACGTGCACGGTGCATTGGCTGGTCGACGAGCTCCACAGGGCGGCCGTCAACGATAGGAACGATGCCGCCCCCCCAAACAAGATCAGTCCCCGGGGCTACGGCCGCCGGCGGCGTTCCCTGCCCGAGCGCCGCAGCCCAGCGCGCTCCCCCAGCTCCGGGCGGCGCCCACGGACGCGCCGGGCGCAGCCCCTCGCCGCCTTCCTCGGAGTCTAA